One Catalinimonas alkaloidigena DNA window includes the following coding sequences:
- a CDS encoding NAD-dependent epimerase/dehydratase family protein: MVLVTGANGLVGAYLVKALLLAGHPVRALIRSETSDLQLLRDVLPELEIVYGDLLDVPVLRQHVQGCRYVIHAAAMVTFEEGVEDDMLRTNVEGTANVVNACLANAVVRLCHISSVAALGRRRPGEVIDEHAQWVESPYNSFYARTKYLAELEVYRGIAEGLHAFSVNPSLVLGPGPWERSSMKIFRYVWNKGWFYTQGKANYVDVRDVAQIVTQLLEDDVSAGERFIVSAGAVEYHHLFARIAQAFDRRQPPFRAGRFLAEVAWRWELARKLLTGRRPTVTRDVARNANRDFRYTNEKVKALLNYEFRPFDDTIEWTCRVLRENFGEGKL, encoded by the coding sequence ATGGTTCTAGTAACAGGCGCTAACGGACTGGTCGGTGCTTACCTTGTGAAGGCATTGCTCTTGGCCGGACATCCGGTTCGTGCGCTAATACGCTCCGAAACTTCCGATTTGCAGTTGTTGCGCGACGTTCTGCCGGAACTAGAAATTGTCTACGGCGATCTGCTCGACGTACCCGTGCTACGGCAGCATGTACAGGGGTGTCGATACGTGATCCACGCAGCGGCTATGGTGACTTTTGAAGAGGGCGTAGAGGACGACATGCTGCGCACCAATGTAGAAGGAACGGCCAATGTAGTGAACGCTTGCCTGGCAAACGCTGTTGTGCGGCTGTGCCACATCAGTTCGGTCGCGGCGCTGGGCCGCCGCCGGCCGGGAGAAGTCATCGACGAACACGCACAGTGGGTTGAATCGCCTTACAATTCTTTTTACGCGCGGACCAAATACCTGGCCGAATTGGAAGTATACCGGGGCATTGCCGAAGGGCTGCATGCCTTTAGTGTCAATCCTTCACTGGTCTTAGGCCCTGGCCCCTGGGAGCGCAGCAGCATGAAAATCTTCCGGTACGTCTGGAACAAAGGGTGGTTTTACACCCAAGGGAAGGCCAACTATGTCGACGTGCGGGATGTCGCGCAGATTGTTACGCAGTTGCTTGAGGACGATGTGTCCGCCGGCGAGCGTTTCATCGTCAGCGCCGGGGCCGTCGAATACCATCACCTGTTTGCGCGGATCGCTCAGGCGTTTGACCGGCGGCAGCCCCCCTTCCGGGCGGGGCGATTCCTGGCCGAAGTCGCGTGGCGCTGGGAGTTGGCACGTAAGCTGCTGACGGGGCGGCGACCGACCGTAACGCGTGATGTAGCGCGCAACGCCAATCGCGATTTCCGGTATACCAACGAGAAAGTTAAGGCGTTACTAAACTATGAATTTCGCCCATTCGACGACACAATTGAGTGGACGTGTCGAGTGTTACGAGAGAACTTCGGTGAGGGAAAACTGTAA
- a CDS encoding tyrosine-protein phosphatase, with protein MHSHLIPGIDDGAQTLEESIEMIRYFASLGYRKLITTPHIIHDYYENTPEIIEQGLQQVRDAVAQAGIDLTIEAAAEYYLDEYFAECLKERQPLLTFGGNYVLVETSFLNAPILLEALAFQLQAVGYQPVLAHPERYQYLQNDFSMVERLLQMGLLMQVNILSLGGYYSKGARRCAERMIDQGWVHMLGSDCHRRKHLEEIEAIRQKNAYYRKAVELPLLNYNL; from the coding sequence ATGCATTCGCATTTGATTCCGGGCATCGACGATGGTGCGCAGACGCTGGAAGAATCGATCGAAATGATTCGGTATTTTGCCTCATTAGGCTACCGCAAGCTCATCACCACGCCGCACATCATTCACGATTATTACGAAAATACGCCCGAGATCATCGAGCAGGGATTGCAACAGGTGCGTGACGCCGTCGCGCAGGCAGGGATCGACCTGACGATCGAGGCGGCTGCAGAGTACTATCTGGACGAATACTTTGCTGAGTGCCTGAAAGAGCGGCAACCTTTGCTGACATTTGGCGGAAACTACGTGCTGGTCGAAACGTCTTTCCTCAATGCCCCGATCCTGCTGGAGGCCCTGGCTTTTCAGTTACAGGCTGTGGGGTATCAGCCCGTTTTGGCCCATCCGGAACGTTATCAATACCTGCAAAACGACTTTTCGATGGTAGAACGGCTCTTGCAAATGGGGCTGCTGATGCAAGTAAACATTTTGTCGCTGGGTGGGTACTACTCGAAAGGGGCGCGCCGCTGTGCCGAACGCATGATCGACCAGGGGTGGGTGCACATGCTGGGCTCGGACTGCCATCGGCGCAAGCATCTGGAAGAAATCGAGGCCATCCGCCAGAAGAACGCCTATTACCGGAAAGCGGTAGAATTACCTTTGCTTAATTATAACCTGTAG
- a CDS encoding GumC family protein, with amino-acid sequence MVEPTEIQHLGRPIDNEEEESFLSVIDWPKLLSIVNRSIVWVLLFVALGVLAAWISLRYIKPVYESASLLKLEVKRNANVLFGRNSDLGSQVENITGEIEFIKSRLVYNRVIDSMDLAVSYYVVGDVVNSEAYHDSPFRVEYKLKSGAIQDRSIELEVLNEREYRLKYELNGEEIQGNFLFDKSYENQHFRFEIHKTRFFTVPGSIRRYYFVINSRGALISYLAENLTVNVVNANASTIRIAFKDYTPEKARDIVNKIDSIYLVQTIENKNLATEQTLKFLDDQLDSTAQKLAQQEESIEDFVRENRTLSISSTIGQTLEQIKNLRFERITYEQQLPALDELEAYVNRVDSTLEVEFIPSTRAIRDEQLLSLVNQLNTKRIEQSTLLVSTKPTTQAYQFGVTEINKLEKSVKELIDFNRTQTQERIKEIDRLTEELESTFTNLPTKDTEFNRTQRYYGLYEKFYLMLMDRVAEFGIAKAGTVPEFQILAPASLPGVPISPIKSSYYITAVVIGLGLGIGLIAVRYLLHNRFTNQRDIERAINAPLLGLVPAYKRSPLDVARMVVDKNPKSAISESLRSIRTNLEFINSSQGSRLISVTSTISGEGKTFIAVNLAGIIAMTRKRVVVLDLDMRKPKVHLAFDASNDVGMSTLLIQRNKLDEVIQQTSVEGLHIITSGPLPPNPSELLLRPSFQEAIEALRQRYDVIVIDSPPVGLVTDGLLIMRRVDVPIYVVRSEYSRKEFAKTINRLINENGIRKLSVVLNGVDSSRAYGYGYGYGYGYGYGHEYYTSDHGNENQEGSWLKNLFRSK; translated from the coding sequence ATGGTAGAGCCCACGGAAATACAGCACTTAGGACGTCCCATCGACAATGAAGAGGAAGAAAGCTTCCTGAGTGTGATTGATTGGCCCAAGCTGCTCTCGATCGTCAATCGTAGCATCGTGTGGGTATTGCTATTTGTAGCGCTGGGAGTACTGGCCGCCTGGATCTCGTTGCGTTACATTAAACCCGTTTACGAGTCGGCCTCGCTGCTGAAGCTGGAGGTAAAGCGCAATGCCAATGTGTTGTTTGGGCGGAACTCAGACTTAGGGTCGCAGGTGGAGAACATTACCGGTGAGATTGAATTCATCAAATCACGACTGGTGTATAACCGGGTTATTGATTCGATGGATTTGGCAGTTAGCTACTACGTAGTCGGCGATGTTGTCAATTCTGAAGCGTATCATGACTCTCCATTTCGTGTAGAGTATAAGCTAAAAAGTGGCGCGATCCAGGATCGATCCATAGAGTTAGAAGTGCTAAACGAGCGCGAGTATCGCTTGAAGTATGAATTGAATGGGGAAGAGATTCAGGGGAATTTCCTGTTCGACAAAAGCTATGAGAATCAGCATTTCCGCTTTGAGATTCATAAAACGCGTTTCTTTACCGTGCCCGGTTCTATTCGGCGCTATTACTTCGTTATTAACAGTCGTGGGGCGCTGATTTCGTATTTAGCCGAAAACCTGACCGTGAACGTGGTAAATGCGAATGCCAGTACCATTCGGATCGCCTTTAAAGACTATACGCCTGAAAAAGCGCGCGATATTGTCAATAAAATCGACTCCATCTATTTGGTGCAGACGATTGAAAATAAGAACCTGGCTACAGAGCAAACCTTAAAATTTCTGGATGACCAGCTGGATTCAACTGCGCAAAAGTTGGCCCAGCAGGAAGAGAGTATCGAAGACTTTGTACGCGAAAACCGCACCCTTAGCATTAGTTCTACCATTGGGCAGACGCTGGAACAAATCAAAAACCTGAGGTTTGAGCGCATTACGTACGAGCAGCAGTTGCCGGCACTCGATGAACTGGAAGCGTATGTAAATCGCGTCGATTCAACCCTCGAAGTGGAGTTCATCCCTTCTACACGGGCGATCAGAGACGAACAGTTGCTTAGCTTGGTAAATCAACTGAATACCAAGCGTATCGAGCAGAGTACACTCTTGGTTTCTACCAAGCCGACTACCCAGGCGTATCAGTTTGGCGTGACCGAAATCAACAAGCTTGAGAAGTCGGTTAAAGAACTAATTGATTTCAATCGGACACAGACCCAAGAGCGCATCAAGGAAATTGATCGGCTGACCGAAGAACTGGAATCTACCTTTACCAACTTACCTACTAAAGACACGGAATTTAACCGTACACAACGCTACTACGGTCTGTACGAAAAGTTCTACCTGATGTTGATGGACCGTGTGGCGGAGTTCGGCATTGCCAAAGCCGGTACGGTTCCCGAGTTTCAGATCCTGGCCCCAGCCAGCCTGCCAGGCGTTCCCATCAGTCCCATCAAAAGCAGCTACTACATTACCGCCGTTGTCATTGGGCTGGGATTGGGCATAGGGTTAATCGCGGTACGCTATCTGTTGCACAACCGCTTCACCAACCAACGCGATATAGAGAGAGCAATCAATGCTCCTTTGTTGGGATTGGTACCCGCCTACAAACGCAGTCCTCTGGACGTGGCTCGCATGGTGGTGGATAAAAATCCTAAATCGGCTATTAGCGAATCGCTACGCTCCATTCGCACCAACCTGGAGTTTATCAACTCAAGTCAGGGCAGTCGCCTCATTTCGGTGACTTCTACCATTAGTGGTGAAGGCAAAACCTTTATTGCGGTGAACTTAGCGGGCATTATCGCAATGACGCGCAAGCGTGTCGTGGTGTTGGACCTCGACATGCGTAAGCCGAAGGTGCACTTGGCGTTTGATGCCTCCAACGACGTTGGCATGAGCACGCTACTGATTCAACGCAACAAACTCGATGAGGTAATTCAACAAACTTCCGTAGAGGGGTTGCACATCATCACCTCGGGGCCGTTGCCGCCCAACCCTTCCGAGTTGCTGCTACGCCCTAGCTTCCAGGAGGCCATTGAAGCATTACGACAGCGGTACGATGTGATCGTAATCGACTCGCCGCCCGTAGGGCTAGTTACTGACGGGCTGCTGATCATGCGCAGGGTCGATGTGCCCATTTATGTGGTACGCTCCGAGTATTCACGGAAAGAGTTTGCCAAGACCATCAACCGACTGATCAACGAAAATGGAATCAGGAAACTGTCGGTCGTGCTCAATGGCGTAGACAGTTCGCGTGCGTATGGCTACGGCTATGGGTACGGTTACGGCTACGGCTACGGACACGAGTATTATACCAGCGATCATGGGAATGAGAATCAGGAAGGTTCCTGGCTGAAGAACCTGTTCCGCAGTAAGTAA
- a CDS encoding polysaccharide biosynthesis/export family protein, with the protein MPPFPYLILMRIISELVTSQGYLVSIQNFIMNYAWVAKGNLSRALVCWGLLLLVCTSCSYYKQDILFRTDGTANAASLQMSLADAERNYKIRVNDFLILALYTNDGEVILDPTGELTREMGLRQNNVVGGGGGNQGQNNRSNMLLRQYLVRYDGTTKLPLVGDVKLAGLTHYQADSVLAERFSEFYEDPFVICRVNNRRVFILGGSSGRGGGQVVDLENENTNLIEILARSGGVGSFANAGNIRLIRGDLKNPTVQIINLQTIEGLRQAELQVLPNDIIYIEPGRRNVFEGLRDVSPFIGLTSSLITLYFLIDRLF; encoded by the coding sequence ATGCCGCCCTTCCCTTATTTGATCCTGATGCGTATTATTTCTGAGTTAGTTACTTCGCAAGGGTATCTTGTATCCATTCAAAACTTTATCATGAACTACGCTTGGGTGGCGAAAGGTAACCTAAGTCGCGCGTTGGTATGCTGGGGGCTATTGCTGCTGGTGTGCACTTCGTGCAGCTATTATAAGCAGGATATCTTGTTCCGTACAGATGGCACAGCGAATGCTGCCTCCTTGCAAATGAGCTTGGCCGATGCTGAGCGTAATTACAAGATCCGTGTGAACGACTTCCTGATCCTCGCACTGTATACGAACGACGGCGAAGTGATTCTCGATCCAACTGGGGAATTAACCCGGGAGATGGGCTTGCGTCAAAACAACGTGGTTGGTGGGGGCGGCGGAAATCAGGGACAGAACAACCGAAGTAATATGCTACTCCGGCAGTATCTGGTTCGGTACGATGGCACTACGAAGTTACCCTTAGTAGGCGATGTGAAGCTGGCCGGTCTAACTCATTACCAAGCAGATAGCGTACTGGCGGAGCGGTTTAGTGAGTTTTACGAAGATCCCTTCGTGATTTGTCGGGTCAACAACCGACGCGTATTCATTTTGGGCGGCAGCTCGGGCCGGGGTGGAGGACAGGTTGTGGATCTGGAGAACGAAAACACAAACCTCATCGAAATTCTGGCACGTTCTGGCGGGGTAGGTAGTTTTGCCAACGCAGGCAATATCCGGTTGATTCGGGGTGATCTGAAGAACCCAACGGTGCAAATCATCAATTTGCAAACAATCGAAGGGCTGCGCCAGGCGGAACTTCAGGTACTGCCCAACGATATTATTTACATCGAGCCCGGTCGTAGAAATGTTTTTGAAGGCCTCCGCGATGTTTCTCCGTTTATTGGCCTTACGTCCTCACTCATTACACTTTACTTCCTGATCGACAGGCTATTTTGA
- the rfbC gene encoding dTDP-4-dehydrorhamnose 3,5-epimerase: protein MVFEESYLEGVYHIKPRILQDDRGFFFESYNDKAFAAQGLFLNFVQDNQSFSRKGVIRGMHFQRYPHAQGKLVRVAHGKALDVVVDLRAGSPTFGKADSFVLDATQNNMVWVPVGFAHGFEALEDCVLMYKCTDFYHKDSEGGVVWNDPKLDLPWHVQQPHLSEKDAALPLFDPDAYYF from the coding sequence ATGGTATTTGAAGAATCGTATCTAGAGGGAGTATATCACATAAAACCGCGCATTTTACAAGATGATCGCGGATTTTTTTTTGAATCCTACAACGACAAAGCGTTTGCTGCGCAGGGCTTGTTTCTAAATTTCGTGCAAGATAACCAATCCTTTTCGCGCAAGGGAGTCATACGAGGCATGCATTTCCAGCGTTATCCGCATGCGCAAGGCAAATTAGTGCGGGTCGCGCACGGCAAAGCCTTGGATGTGGTGGTGGATTTAAGGGCTGGGTCACCCACCTTTGGCAAAGCCGATAGCTTCGTGCTCGATGCCACGCAAAACAACATGGTCTGGGTGCCAGTGGGGTTTGCACATGGGTTTGAGGCGCTGGAAGATTGCGTGCTGATGTATAAGTGTACAGACTTCTATCACAAAGATTCGGAGGGCGGGGTTGTATGGAACGACCCGAAGCTGGACCTTCCGTGGCATGTGCAGCAGCCTCATCTTTCAGAAAAAGATGCCGCCCTTCCCTTATTTGATCCTGATGCGTATTATTTCTGA
- the hflX gene encoding GTPase HflX: protein MIEKKFISSTDEPETAVLVAIVRQGQSDEQAQEYLDELAFLASTSGVITKESFTQRLQKPDHRTFVGKGKLEEIVAYVKAYEIDMVIFDDDLTPAQVRNVEAALQCKVLDRSLLILNIFAQRAQTAQSKLQVELAQYQYMYPRLTRMWTHLSKQRGGVGMRGPGEKELETDRRIVQDRIAWLKEKLDKIDRQRTTQRKHRDLTVRVALVGYTNVGKSTLMNLLSKSDVFAENKLFATVDSTVRKIVLNQVPFLLTDTVGFIRKLPTHLIESFKSTLDEVREADILVHVVDVSHSAYEEHMEVVQSILADLGAADKPTLLVFNKVDQLPGFAQEETRTLLLEQLNNSYATKTEHPAVFISAAHNLYADELREKLFALVAEKFRTIFPNYVPATHLYPEQ, encoded by the coding sequence ATGATCGAAAAAAAATTCATTTCTTCCACTGACGAACCCGAAACGGCCGTTTTAGTAGCCATCGTCAGGCAAGGCCAATCAGACGAGCAGGCCCAGGAATACCTGGACGAATTGGCTTTTCTGGCGAGTACATCCGGGGTCATTACTAAGGAGAGTTTCACGCAACGCTTGCAGAAGCCCGACCATCGCACTTTCGTAGGTAAAGGAAAGTTGGAAGAGATCGTGGCGTATGTCAAGGCGTACGAAATTGATATGGTCATCTTCGACGACGACCTAACGCCTGCGCAGGTGCGCAACGTAGAGGCGGCCTTGCAGTGTAAAGTGTTGGATCGCAGCCTTTTGATCCTCAACATTTTCGCCCAGCGTGCGCAAACGGCGCAATCCAAACTTCAGGTAGAACTGGCACAGTACCAGTACATGTATCCGCGCCTGACGCGCATGTGGACACACTTGAGCAAACAGCGCGGGGGCGTCGGGATGCGGGGACCGGGGGAAAAAGAACTGGAAACGGACCGGCGGATTGTACAGGACCGTATCGCGTGGCTAAAAGAGAAGCTGGACAAAATTGACCGGCAACGTACTACGCAGCGCAAACACCGTGACCTAACCGTCAGGGTAGCACTTGTTGGCTACACCAACGTTGGTAAATCTACCTTGATGAACCTCCTTTCGAAATCGGATGTGTTTGCCGAAAACAAATTATTTGCAACCGTCGATTCAACCGTACGGAAAATTGTGCTCAATCAGGTTCCGTTTCTTCTGACCGATACGGTGGGGTTCATCCGCAAGCTGCCCACCCACCTGATCGAGAGCTTTAAATCAACACTAGACGAAGTGCGCGAAGCCGACATCTTGGTGCATGTCGTGGATGTGTCGCACTCTGCTTACGAAGAACATATGGAGGTGGTACAAAGCATTTTGGCAGACCTGGGCGCGGCCGACAAACCCACCCTGTTGGTCTTTAACAAGGTGGACCAACTGCCCGGCTTCGCTCAGGAAGAGACGCGGACCCTTCTGTTGGAGCAGTTGAATAATTCGTACGCCACCAAAACCGAGCACCCGGCGGTGTTCATTTCGGCGGCTCACAACCTGTATGCAGATGAATTGCGCGAAAAATTATTTGCGTTGGTAGCGGAAAAGTTCCGTACGATATTTCCCAACTATGTGCCCGCCACGCATTTGTATCCAGAACAGTAA
- a CDS encoding amidohydrolase family protein — MAQRQESMTDVAGDSTSSCLKVDIHTHILPESWPDLRERYGYGGFIRLEHYKPCCARMMMDDRFFREVQDNCWDPQRRLYECDQFGVGVQVLSTVPVMFSYWAHPEHTLDLSRLLNDHIAGVVADYPDRFVGLGTLPLQAPDLAIGELERCVKELGLAGVQIGTHVNDWNLDHPGLFAVFEAAAELNAAIFVHPWDMMGQEQMPKYWLPWLVGMPAETARAIASMIFGGIFEQFPQLRVAFAHGGGSFPATIGRLEHGFHVRPDLCAVDNPVNPRAYVGKFYLDSLVHDPQALDYIVKLMGAERIALGTDYPFPLGELEPGKLIESMPYDAATKRRLLHGTALEWLGLREEHFIPTSRKTS, encoded by the coding sequence GTGGCACAGCGTCAGGAATCGATGACCGATGTGGCGGGAGACTCAACCTCTTCCTGCCTGAAGGTCGACATCCATACCCATATTCTGCCTGAGTCCTGGCCCGATCTGCGTGAACGCTACGGCTACGGGGGCTTCATCCGCTTGGAGCATTACAAGCCCTGTTGCGCCCGGATGATGATGGACGACCGCTTTTTTCGGGAAGTGCAGGACAATTGCTGGGACCCCCAGCGGCGCCTCTACGAATGCGATCAGTTCGGCGTTGGGGTGCAGGTGCTTTCGACCGTGCCGGTGATGTTCAGCTACTGGGCCCATCCGGAACATACGCTCGATCTTTCGCGCCTTCTCAACGACCACATTGCCGGCGTAGTGGCCGACTATCCCGACCGCTTTGTGGGGTTGGGCACGCTGCCCCTACAGGCGCCCGACCTGGCCATCGGTGAGCTAGAGCGCTGCGTAAAAGAGTTGGGCCTGGCGGGCGTGCAAATCGGTACCCATGTCAACGACTGGAACCTGGATCATCCCGGCCTTTTTGCGGTGTTCGAAGCCGCCGCCGAACTCAATGCCGCCATTTTTGTGCATCCGTGGGACATGATGGGGCAGGAACAAATGCCGAAGTACTGGCTGCCGTGGCTAGTGGGGATGCCCGCCGAAACCGCACGCGCCATTGCGTCCATGATTTTCGGCGGAATTTTCGAACAGTTTCCGCAGTTGCGTGTTGCCTTTGCACACGGAGGCGGCTCGTTTCCGGCGACCATCGGACGCCTGGAGCACGGGTTCCATGTACGACCCGATCTTTGTGCGGTCGACAATCCGGTAAATCCGCGGGCGTATGTCGGCAAGTTTTACCTCGATTCGCTGGTGCACGATCCGCAGGCGCTGGACTACATCGTCAAGCTGATGGGCGCAGAGCGCATTGCGTTGGGCACCGACTATCCGTTTCCGCTGGGCGAACTGGAGCCGGGAAAGCTGATTGAATCGATGCCGTACGACGCGGCTACCAAGCGACGCTTGTTGCACGGAACGGCGCTGGAATGGCTCGGCCTGCGTGAAGAACATTTCATTCCAACCTCGCGAAAAACCTCTTGA
- a CDS encoding 3-hydroxyanthranilate 3,4-dioxygenase encodes MPIQRPFNIQAWIEEHRHLLKPPVGNQQVFKANDDFIVMVVGGPNARKDYHYDKGEELFYQLEGDITLKIIEDGKPVDITIRQGDMFLLPPEVPHSPRRPANTIGLVIERYRKPDEMDGFMWFCEHCGNKLYEEFIPVSDIVGQLPKVMNAFFSSETLRTCDTCGTVMEAPVQPK; translated from the coding sequence ATGCCGATACAACGCCCATTTAACATCCAAGCCTGGATTGAAGAACACCGCCACCTGCTGAAACCGCCGGTGGGCAATCAACAAGTCTTCAAAGCCAACGACGACTTCATCGTGATGGTGGTCGGAGGGCCGAACGCCCGGAAGGATTACCACTACGATAAAGGAGAGGAGCTTTTTTATCAACTGGAAGGCGACATCACCCTGAAGATCATCGAAGATGGCAAGCCGGTGGACATTACCATTCGGCAGGGCGACATGTTTCTGTTGCCCCCCGAAGTGCCTCACTCGCCGCGCCGTCCGGCAAATACCATCGGGCTGGTGATTGAGCGGTACCGGAAACCCGACGAGATGGACGGTTTTATGTGGTTTTGCGAGCACTGCGGCAATAAACTGTACGAGGAGTTTATTCCCGTGTCGGACATTGTGGGGCAACTGCCCAAGGTGATGAACGCGTTTTTTTCGTCGGAAACGCTGCGTACCTGCGATACCTGCGGGACGGTGATGGAAGCGCCCGTGCAGCCCAAGTAA
- a CDS encoding SDR family oxidoreductase: MELKLNDKRAVVCGSTQGIGRAVAQELAALGCSVTLVARDEEKLQAVRRELPARDTQRHDYVVADFSHPDELREKMDVYLERLRHVHILVNNTGGPPGGPLTEADASTFRKAFNQHLICNQTLVQCLLPLMKESGYGRIINIISTSVKQPIPGLGVSNTIRAAVANWAKTLSQELGPFGITVNNVLPGSTDTERLRSLIEQWAERDGLTPDEMAEKMQREIPVRRFATPAEVAAAVTFLATPAAAFINGINLPVDGGRTSSL, from the coding sequence ATGGAACTTAAACTTAACGATAAGCGGGCCGTCGTCTGTGGCAGCACGCAAGGCATCGGACGGGCCGTCGCGCAGGAGCTGGCCGCCCTGGGCTGCAGTGTAACGTTGGTGGCCCGCGACGAAGAAAAGCTGCAGGCCGTGCGCCGTGAGTTGCCCGCCCGCGACACGCAGCGACACGATTACGTCGTAGCCGACTTTTCGCACCCGGACGAGCTCCGCGAAAAAATGGATGTGTACCTGGAGCGACTGCGCCACGTCCACATTTTGGTCAACAACACCGGCGGCCCTCCCGGCGGCCCTCTGACCGAAGCCGATGCCTCGACCTTCCGCAAGGCATTCAACCAACACCTGATTTGCAACCAGACGTTGGTGCAGTGCCTTCTGCCCCTCATGAAAGAGTCGGGCTACGGCCGCATCATCAACATCATTTCGACGTCGGTCAAACAGCCCATTCCGGGCCTGGGGGTGTCGAACACCATCCGGGCAGCGGTGGCCAACTGGGCCAAAACCCTGTCGCAGGAGCTAGGCCCCTTCGGCATCACGGTCAACAACGTCTTGCCTGGCTCGACCGACACGGAACGCCTGCGGAGCCTCATTGAGCAATGGGCCGAACGCGACGGCCTCACACCCGACGAGATGGCGGAGAAGATGCAACGCGAAATTCCGGTCCGACGCTTTGCCACACCGGCCGAAGTCGCCGCCGCCGTAACGTTTCTGGCGACCCCGGCGGCGGCGTTCATCAACGGCATCAACCTGCCCGTTGACGGTGGCCGCACCAGTTCGCTGTAA
- the trxA gene encoding thioredoxin, translating into MSNKPKFAALIKGETPVLVDFYADWCGPCKTMSPILSQLSSQLHGRLKVIKINVDKNQAVAGQYQVRSIPTFILFRQGKAIWRQTGASSLNELQRQLEPHLV; encoded by the coding sequence ATGAGTAACAAGCCAAAGTTCGCAGCGCTAATCAAAGGAGAGACGCCAGTCCTGGTCGACTTTTATGCTGATTGGTGCGGGCCTTGTAAAACGATGAGCCCCATTCTGTCCCAGCTTTCCAGTCAACTGCATGGTCGGCTGAAAGTGATCAAAATCAACGTGGATAAGAATCAGGCCGTGGCTGGTCAATATCAGGTCCGCAGCATTCCGACGTTTATCCTGTTCCGGCAGGGAAAGGCCATCTGGCGCCAGACCGGAGCTTCTTCTCTAAACGAATTGCAACGCCAACTAGAACCTCATTTGGTTTAA
- a CDS encoding OmpH family outer membrane protein, whose amino-acid sequence MKNLSLALNIVLLIAVIVLYVLHFSDRQPVTASAKGDTTGVAATNEGGASVPVIAFVNTDSLLTKYDFFKSNQASLEARGRRAENDLQSRSRTLENEVRSAQQRAQSGSLTQQEAVELEQQIMKKQQDLMAYRDKLTQELAADEQRLVRELNENIVDYLKDYGQKQNYTYVLGYNLGNSNVLFAADSLDITAQVLEGLNQAYAAKNTAKADEKK is encoded by the coding sequence GTGAAAAACTTATCCCTCGCGCTCAACATTGTCTTACTCATTGCGGTCATCGTACTTTATGTCTTGCATTTTAGTGATCGTCAGCCTGTTACGGCTTCCGCGAAAGGCGATACGACTGGCGTAGCGGCCACAAATGAGGGGGGCGCATCGGTCCCTGTCATTGCTTTTGTGAACACCGACAGTTTACTGACGAAGTACGATTTTTTCAAAAGCAACCAGGCGTCGCTCGAAGCGCGTGGTCGTCGGGCCGAAAATGATTTGCAGTCGCGTTCGCGTACGTTGGAGAACGAAGTGCGCTCCGCGCAGCAGCGGGCACAGAGCGGGAGTTTGACTCAACAGGAAGCTGTCGAACTGGAGCAGCAGATCATGAAGAAACAGCAGGACCTGATGGCCTACCGCGACAAATTGACGCAGGAACTGGCCGCCGACGAGCAACGCCTTGTGCGCGAACTGAACGAAAACATTGTCGACTACCTGAAAGATTACGGCCAGAAACAGAACTATACGTACGTGTTGGGCTACAATCTGGGAAACAGCAACGTGCTGTTCGCTGCCGACAGTCTGGACATCACCGCCCAGGTGCTGGAGGGACTAAACCAGGCATACGCCGCTAAAAACACGGCCAAAGCCGACGAGAAAAAATAA